One window of Aspergillus oryzae RIB40 DNA, chromosome 3 genomic DNA carries:
- a CDS encoding uncharacterized protein (predicted protein), with amino-acid sequence MESWRERGFVPDSDEDDGLGSPEKVNQDLESSDDELGASPTPDTLDTTRQGPQDEDTEEEEHHGPQSGIVSDLRPVTSSQDLDDVSVQANEEAKSTAKEVPDKEARNIAEGPLSEDGDVTRRRKPHPSPTLSATPRPSPRPSPPATPLREQPKDIWDVPSSSPDELQLDHLISRRSVGLTSKVPDTGEQQENNENADPSPLSSPLSSLHSLALGENDQDDQENTENPPPESNVEALLPPLEIPEDILREMSQPARRSLRQRNPIQLHPYLLEDAKYQTLMKARGIKPVRIAQYQQAMRAAAEGQSQSFDSTLPPSSSPTAEFEYAPSSPAERNSTSAARATQDLHGGQPQSPNQNLSENEIRGPKRRKVLRPDDHRNSSRHQSRPKVVINNRTSPINLNNSLAWDIPPSPPRSGSNSSPQAPWNPTEFRFPRGFTPPTLNTPSTVRRRRGQDATTTGNGPVDRELADARSIASHHSHSASENDGEDEEDEGEEPEEDVREFQRRIKGVLPASWLRLDQQRQKDTQLSSTQRHRDKNSRTENAKGVAKKITKRTGPSTSSNPVEHLASLWHLADSDGSDADEDDDNDGQSNARQILANLVGFDDSFLAEDMGEDIPEDNRIDYMFPSATRETSAPRSQKGGQKRQRPESHFTRSDSHAKRPRLQKQARLTDPIYRREKKRQSSRTPPKLGILDAPDVASRPRNEQPQFLRVAARKARSRQDRGRRSPSNKVIKMSSALDTEDANTSLREWRAGRIRQSKLPRPHAKPPRRPPLADLSSNMKIGAGNHVSGEINKDHPIIAGPATQQGDTNVVQSQMPAPEAPPPTTAPPISEKPMQRIQYGNNWFVRRNVVVSSLKRNDPRPVGLEMASLNVSRAPSFQRSLSLLNQNTWQKRLPDTVDRNIILNRFLVDSGQASVHAKARGSTFTRESNDASVSLPKRPVQIKRKLKKRIPMRLDVSTTEGTNQLILSTDLDPPRAQGKDAHPSKGVSDGLSGFQRSYSTDFSITPLCLGTFFHESSFIGSGEFNRSLEIGKRDLDQNAGIFTANVRGRTFRWGPWNDAVSSELGIAFDDMLEEMEKSDTMSTEAATDNAPNLTYTIYRTLVKYITEALTFIDPIDRTGFITRAHALISKVNDNLTSMVSPTGRGTEYRTRIASYNVVFANLTYQVACHTLVNDSVTEEVLELMRSASRQAFAVISSEVGKINIRKFLGNNKVCEQRDKGVRDEYPAVEAYIIVRQVLYSTETLKGFFEELIADSLLAISDQSNTKNIDRLESGWHWLFTTLPLGEIDALGIARIGSRFSETCNNWKIVKQLLCPVLESYEPNTSASISYNTYCRALFHRCFHLINGWGWRDCKLILDTLYDFFARNTLYNLKQEENYTSPSFLDELDHNPSLDVTPSDPCFHIFLKIIASGLRSLSKRYDKKKVRNFAWRLLPNHGRVYPKEQPIHQADLDALRNHHDLLCTLYFAVPDGCRPRLEAIKNLVHPANSHRETCNISIRSWARLVRFKLSTDEDVSGLEAFADWHSYFVSEFIKQHMLARREIEAQNTKDNQFSHQLIERTISQNQRQIESLLKTALNSLQNAIQSAPTLEHAHRLISKSPISVVLGLFDPRLARVNTTVSEALQLLKAYVQKCSSASATGSANPPAPVDEDSQEYGDWADIEAMYGDEFSLATHPQGIEYMEKVLHPAVSQLVSNSFGEDHCPEDAILLNVVDCWTSIAQVLVKNGFRHWDNYLSLYDGDSWAVLRKTAQTRKFTPKFLASCIEKDARFMCECKMQVLGMWMSSLVERVSMLKFQHSLTEALLNCDSNNTLLQNLPFSADRKDGRYSITLEQLSQRRLSLISSLLSNMRAHVQDLEITASRALSTEKQEYRELIQTMMSSMKANYQELGSSAASAQGAYVDFVHRVVGFLQQHTRDICPVDPFFTDPTSFPLPSTDPTYIVARLKGYEPKLSSEKVAKTLIMFVQGISERAAIDGQQVYLVDQLQTSIAHTYEAGDPVKPTLRATLLQSVFPAYLQTAFSNPGAWLLSQPIIQTISHTFKELLFHIDATDTDCVASVVGIFGSVFQSSYHALHSIVDNANMLKEPPVVITVASFIEMITSSLRVVDYIDRSTDVGDNIISQIHAFRQFILFSTSFLHDQLLIIDPENIPHPSNIFTTENTPTNAPKFFQEIRISATRELRTYINESWSRHQGKYYFTRRGGHHPQEVNLEPSMAANLENFPLAILDDAARNFLDTLRALDSFDTFH; translated from the coding sequence ATGGAATCATGGCGGGAACGAGGGTTTGTACCGGACTcagacgaggatgatgggTTGGGCAGCCCGGAAAAGGTGAATCAGGATCTTGAGAGTAGTGACGATGAGCTTGGAGCATCTCCGACGCCTGATACGCTCGATACGACTCGCCAGGGGCCCCAGGACGAAGAcaccgaggaagaggagcacCATGGCCCCCAAAGCGGCATTGTCAGTGATCTTCGACCTGTCACATCCAGTCAAGATCTCGACGATGTGTCTGTCCAGGCAAACGAGGAAGCAAAGTCTACGGCCAAGGAGGTGCCCGACAAGGAAGCTAGGAATATCGCTGAAGGACCGCTATCGGAAGATGGGGATGTCACGCGTAGGAGAAAGCCGCATCCATCCCCGACGCTATCAGCTACTCCAAGACCAAGCCCAAGACCAAGCCCACCGGCGACCCCGTTAAGAGAACAACCCAAAGACATATGGGACGTACCTAGCTCTTCACCAGACGAACTACAGCTGGACCATCTTATCTCTCGGAGGTCGGTTGGCCTTACTTCGAAAGTGCCAGACACTGGCGAGCAACAGGAGAATAACGAGAATGCCGACCCTTCGCCTTTGTCTTCGCCGCTGTCGTCCCTCCACTCTTTGGCATTGGGCGAAAATGATCAAGATGATCAAGAGAATACAGAGAATCCACCGCCAGAGAGTAACGTGGAGGCGTTGCTCCCTCCTCTTGAAATCCCGGAAGATATATTGCGAGAGATGTCTCAACCAGCACGAAGGTCCCTGCGGCAGCGCAATCCCATCCAGTTACACCCATATCTTTTGGAGGATGCGAAATATCAAACCCTCATGAAGGCAAGAGGAATTAAACCAGTGCGCATCGCTCAATACCAGCAAGCAATGCGAGCTGCGGCTGAAGGTCAAAGCCAGAGTTTTGATAGCACCCTGCCACCTTCGAGCAGCCCTACTGCGGAGTTCGAATATGCCCCTTCGTCTCCAGCAGAAAGAAATTCTACCTCTGCGGCAAGAGCAACTCAAGATCTTCATGGAGGTCAGCCGCAGTCGCCCAATCAAAACCTATCTGAGAACGAAATCAGAGGGCCCAAGAGGCGTAAAGTATTAAGGCCAGACGATCATCGGAACTCATCACGGCATCAGTCTCGGCCTAAAGTGGTAATAAACAACCGTACATCGCCTATTAACTTAAACAATAGCTTGGCTTGGGACATACCGCCTAGTCCGCCACGCTCTGGAAGTAATTCCTCACCGCAGGCCCCATGGAATCCCACTGAGTTTCGGTTCCCTCGTGGGTTCACGCCGCCAACGTTAAACACGCCTAGCACAGTCCGGAGGCGGAGAGGTCAAgatgccaccaccacagGCAACGGGCCCGTTGATCGAGAGCTTGCTGATGCCCGGTCGATAGCCTCTCATCATTCTCATTCCGCCTCCGagaatgatggagaggatgaagaagacgaaggggAGGAGCCTGAAGAGGATGTTCGTGAATTTCAACGAAGAATCAAAGGTGTACTTCCGGCTTCATGGCTGAGGTTAGAccaacaaagacagaagGATACACAATTGAGTTCTACACAGCGGCATCGCGACAAGAATTCCAGAACAGAAAACGCCAAGGGTGTCGCTAAAAAGATAACCAAGAGAACTGGTCCCTCAACTTCGTCGAATCCGGTCGAGCATTTAGCATCACTATGGCATCTAGCTGACTCTGATGGTAGtgatgcagatgaagatgacgacaATGATGGCCAAAGCAATGCGCGGCAGATACTGGCCAACTTGGTCGGTTTCGATGACTCATTCCTAGCGGAAGATATGGGCGAGGACATTCCAGAAGACAATCGCATTGATTACATGTTTCCATCAGCAACGCGTGAGACTTCAGCTCCTCGGAGCCAAAAGGGAGGCCAAAAACGGCAAAGGCCTGAGAGCCATTTTACTCGCTCCGACAGTCATGCTAAGCGGCCTCGCCTTCAAAAACAAGCTAGGCTTACCGATCCCATCTATAggcgggaaaagaagagacaatCCTCACGCACTCCTCCGAAGCTTGGTATATTGGATGCTCCCGATGttgcttctcggcctcgAAACGAGCAGCCACAGTTCCTCAGAGTTGCTGCTCGCAAAGCACGGTCTCGTCAGGATAGGGGCAGACGAAGTCCTTCAAACAAAGTCATCAAGATGAGCTCAGCCCTGGACACAGAAGATGCTAACACATCGCTGCGTGAATGGCGCGCCGGGCGTATTCGACAGTCGAAATTACCCAGGCCCCATGCAAAGCCCCCCAGGCGACCACCATTGGCGGACCTTTCCTCAAATATGAAAATTGGAGCCGGAAACCACGTATCTGGGGAAATAAACAAAGACCACCCCATCATTGCTGGACCAGCGACACAACAGGGCGATACTAATGTCGTCCAGAGTCAGATGCCAGCTCCGGAAGCTCCACCACCTACTACAGCGCCCCCCATTTCAGAGAAGCCTATGCAGCGTATTCAGTATGGCAACAACTGGTTTGTCCGGAGAAACGTTGTTGTTTCCTCCCTAAAAAGAAACGACCCAAGACCTGTCGGGCTTGAAATGGCCAGTCTTAACGTTTCCCGAGCTCCATCCTTTCAAAGGTCACTTTCCCTACTCAACCAAAATACTTGGCAAAAACGCTTGCCCGATACTGTAGACCGAAATATAATACTGAATCGATTTCTTGTCGACAGTGGTCAAGCATCTGTTCATGCTAAGGCGCGGGGAAGCACCTTCACTCGCGAGTCGAATGATGCGAGCGTATCGCTCCCAAAGCGTCCAGTTCAAATCAagcggaagttgaagaaacGTATTCCTATGAGATTGGATGTTAGCACCACTGAAGGTACGAATCAACTTATCCTGTCCACAGATTTAGATCCTCCTAGGGCGCAAGGGAAAGATGCACACCCCAGTAAAGGAGTTTCGGACGGACTAAGCGGCTTTCAACGCTCGTACTCTACGGATTTTAGCATCACGCCTCTGTGCCTGGGAACCTTTTTCCACGAATCTTCGTTTATTGGAAGTGGGGAATTCAATCGTTCGCTTGAGATCGGCAAGCGTGATCTCGACCAAAACGCTGGCATTTTTACTGCAAATGTTAGGGGTCGAACTTTTCGGTGGGGACCTTGGAATGACGCTGTGTCCTCTGAACTTGGCATTGCATTTGATGACATGCttgaggaaatggaaaagagCGACACAATGTCCACAGAGGCGGCCACTGATAACGCACCCAACCTCACCTACACTATATACAGGACCCTGGTCAAGTACATTACGGAGGCTCTAACGTTTATCGATCCTATCGATAGAACAGGCTTTATAACGAGGGCCCATGCGCTTATTTCCAAGGTCAATGATAATTTAACCTCCATGGTCTCGCCGACAGGTCGAGGGACGGAGTATCGTACAAGAATTGCTTCTTACAACGTCGTATTCGCCAACTTAACATACCAGGTAGCCTGTCATACCCTTGTTAATGACAGCGTGACAGAAGAGGTCTTGGAACTCATGAGGTCAGCTTCTAGGCAAGCCTTTGCAGTTATCTCGAGCGAAGTAGGAAAAATCAATATTCGCAAATTCCTCGGAAATAACAAGGTCTGCGAACAACGCGACAAAGGGGTCCGAGACGAATACCCAGCCGTTGAGGCCTATATCATTGTTCGACAGGTATTGTACAGTACGGAAACACTGAAAGgcttctttgaagagctCATTGCCGACTCTTTGTTGGCAATCAGCGACCAGAGCAATACAAAGAATATCGATCGCTTAGAAAGCGGGTGGCATTGGCTATTTACTACACTACCGTTGGGCGAAATTGACGCTCTTGGAATCGCCCGGATTGGATCACGTTTCAGCGAAACTTGCAACAACTGGAAAATAGTGAAACAATTGCTGTGCCCTGTTTTGGAAAGCTATGAGCCCAATACTTCAGCATCTATCTCCTACAACACTTACTGCCGAGCTTTGTTTCACAGATGCTTTCATCTTATCAACGgctgggggtggagggatTGCAAACTAATCTTAGATACGCTCTACGATTTCTTTGCGAGAAACACTTTGTATAATCTGAAACAGGAAGAGAACTACACATCTCCCTCGTTTTTAGATGAGCTTGACCACAACCCATCCCTTGACGTCACACCGAGTGATCCATGCTTCCACATCTTTTTAAAGATTATTGCTAGTGGCTTACGCTCCTTGTCTAAGAGGTATGATAAGAAGAAAGTACGGAATTTCGCTTGGCGTCTATTACCAAACCACGGCCGAGTATACCCAAAAGAACAGCCTATCCACCAGGCAGATTTGGATGCCTTAAGAAACCACCACGATCTGCTTTGCACGTTATACTTCGCGGTCCCAGATGGGTGTCGACCTCGATTAGAGGCGATAAAGAACCTTGTACATCCTGCGAATTCGCACCGCGAAACTTGCAATATCAGCATTCGATCATGGGCCAGACTTGTGCGCTTCAAGTTGTCCACAGATGAGGATGTATCTGGGTTAGAAGCATTTGCTGATTGGCATAGTTACTTTGTTAGTGAATTCATTAAACAGCACATGCTTGCTCGAAGAGAGATAGAAGCGCAAAACACAAAGGACAATCAATTTTCTCACCAGCTGATCGAACGGACGATTTCACAGAATCAGAGACAAATCGAGTCTCTACTGAAGACCGCCCTGAATAGCTTACAGAATGCAATTCAATCAGCCCCAACACTGGAGCATGCCCATAGACTGATTTCTAAGTCACCTATCAGTGTAGTATTGGGGCTGTTCGACCCTAGACTTGCTCGTGTCAATACGACAGTGTCAGAGGCTCTGCAGTTGTTAAAGGCCTATGTTCAGAAGTGCAGCTCCGCCTCTGCTACTGGATCAGCAAACCCGCCAGCGCcagtggatgaagatagCCAAGAGTACGGAGATTGGGCCGATATCGAGGCAATGTACGGGGACGAGTTTTCTCTCGCCACTCATCCCCAAGGAATTGAATACATGGAGAAGGTCCTTCACCCAGCGGTATCCCAGCTTGTATCTAACAGTTTTGGTGAGGACCACTGCCCGGAAGACGCAATTCTCCTAAATGTTGTCGATTGTTGGACTTCTATCGCCCAAGTGCTTGTGAAAAATGGTTTCCGGCATTGGGATAATTATCTTAGCCTTTACGATGGTGATTCTTGGGCCGTGCTTCGAAAGACGGCGCAAACTAGAAAGTTCACGCCTAAGTTCTTGGCAAGCTGCATTGAAAAAGATGCTCGATTCATGTGTGAATGCAAAATGCAAGTCCTGGGGATGTGGATGTCGAGCTTAGTTGAACGAGTATCGATGTTGAAATTCCAACACTCTTTGACTGAGGCATTGTTGAATTGCGACTCGAACAACACTTTGTTGCAGAATTTACCTTTTTCTGCGGATAGAAAGGATGGTCGATACTCAATCACGCTGGAACAACTCAGTCAACGTCGGTTGTCTCTAATATCAAGTCTACTGTCAAATATGCGCGCACACGTCCAAGACCTGGAGATTACAGCAAGTAGAGCGCTTTCGACTGAGAAGCAAGAGTACCGTGAACTCATCCAGACAATGATGTCCTCAATGAAGGCAAATTATCAGGAACTGGGCAGCAGCGCAGCAAGTGCACAGGGGGCTTATGTGGACTTTGTCCACCGGGTTGTCGGCTTCTTGCAGCAGCATACGAGAGATATCTGTCCCGTTGACCCGTTCTTTACCGATCCAACCTCGTTTCCTTTGCCTTCAACCGATCCGACGTACATTGTTGCACGTTTGAAGGGCTACGAGCCGAAGCTCTCATCTGAAAAGGTCGCAAAAACCTTGATCATGTTCGTTCAGGGCATATCAGAGCGAGCTGCTATAGACGGTCAGCAGGTCTACCTTGTCGACCAGTTACAGACTTCCATAGCACATACTTATGAAGCGGGAGATCCGGTTAAGCCAACCCTGAGGGCTACCTTGTTGCAGTCTGTGTTCCCAGCCTATCTTCAGACGGCTTTCAGCAACCCCGGTGCATGGCTGCTGAGTCAACCGATCATACAGACTATATCACACACATTTAAAGAATTGCTCTTCCATATAGATGCCACAGATACGGACTGTGTTGCATCAGTCGTGGGTATTTTCGGCTCAGTCTTCCAGTCCTCGTATCATGCTCTGCACAGCATCGTTGATAATGCCAACATGCTCAAAGAACCTCCAGTGGTAATCACAGTTGCTTCTTTCATCGAGATGATAACGTCGTCCCTGCGAGTAGTGGACTACATTGATCGATCCACCGACGTAGGCGACAACATCATATCTCAGATACACGCATTCCGGCAGTTCATACTGTTCAGCACATCTTTCCTGCATGACCAGCTACTCATAATCGACCCCGAAAACATCCCCCACCCATCCAACATCTTCACGACCGAGAACACACCTACCAACGCCCCCAAATTTTTCCAAGAAATCCGCATCTCCGCAACGCGCGAACTCCGGACCTACATCAACGAGAGCTGGTCCAGACACCAAGGCAAATACTACTTTACTCGCCGCGGCGGCCACCATCCGCAGGAGGTAAACCTAGAGCCATCCATGGCTGCGAACTTGGAGAATTTCCCCTTGGCGATTCTCGACGATGCTGCTCGGAATTTCTTGGATACGCTACGGGCTCTTGACTCATTTGATACTTTCCATTAA
- a CDS encoding PAPA-1-like domain-containing protein (predicted protein), with protein MSLRRSLRSRPVRDDPPDLDSNASPRTPTRVTRAVASSSVSVFRSPSDSPEESRRSIRLTVKMPSSKLREVTSSSTRNGATRRSVNVFTENPIVTGPRTSRPKKKLVEVDTSDEDLDDQEEDEVDDEDAPGEDDEDADADGDLDMDDAPPQPPVSKRHAKSAASTSKAVKSVEAKEMELDAEDDEDDEELSDPESDAEGEPDDQEESGIGNANGGEEDLDEDEEDEEELDSDDDTPTADPARMTKRQRGNLGNDFLQLPMEPQVKKHLTAEERAMRRAEMARRRKNLSEKRNEEEKMDTINRLLRKQAPKRRGRIPAAEAAETASAEQQMQEFERLDPTMVRWISGREGSKMIVSEEWLGTPAGRVFAEPPLESTGPRKLVEEV; from the exons ATGTCTCTGCGTCGCTCACTTCGCTCCCGCCCTGTGCGGGATGATCCACCAGACTTGGATTCTAACGCAAGTCCCAGAACCCCGACCAGAGTTACCCGTGCAGTCGCATCTTCATCAGTGTCCGTCTTCCGGTCTCCCTCAGACTCTCCGGAGGAGTCAAGGAGATCTATTCGTTTGACTGTTAAGATGCCTTCAAGTAAGCTGCGTGAGGTTACCAGTAGTAGCACACGAAATGGTGCCACAAGACGCTCTGTCAACGTTTTCACAGAAAACCCTATAGTTACAGGGCCACGGACCAGCCggcccaagaagaagctcgtcgAGGTTGACACGAGCGACGAGGATTTGGACGatcaggaagaagatgaagtggacgacgaagatgcccCCGgtgaggacgacgaggatgcAGATGCGGATGGCGATTTAGATATGGATGATGCTCCTCCGCAACCTCCAGTGTCAAAAAGACACGCCAAATCTGCCGCGTCCACTTCTAAAGCAGTGAAAAGCGTCGAGGCGAAAGAGATGGAACTAGATGccgaggacgacgaagatgatgaggagctCTCTGATCCTGAATCGGATGCCGAAGGTGAGCCTGACGATCAGGAGGAGAGTGGAATTGGAAACGCCAATGGAGGCGAGGAGGACttagatgaggatgaagaagacgaggaagaactCgatagtgatgatgatactcCTACCGCCGATCCCGCCAGGATGACAAAACGACAAAGAGGCAACCTGGGCAACGATTTCTTGCAACTCCCAATGG AACCACAAGTCAAGAAGCATTTGACCGCAGAAGAGCGCGCCATGCGCCGTGCTGAAATGGCTCGCCGAAGAAAGAACCTTAGCGAAAAgcgaaatgaagaagaaaaa ATGGATACAATCAATAGGCTTCTACGAAAGCAAGCCCCGAAGAGGCGTGGTCGGATTCCGGCTGCTGAAGCGGCTGAAACGGCCTCTGCAGAGCAACAGATGCAGGAATTCGAGAGACTGGATCCAACTATGGTCAGATGGATTAGTGGGCGCGAGGGAAGCAAGATGATTGTATCAGAGGAATGGCTCGGTACTCCAGCAGGACGAGTCTTTGCGGAACCACCCCTGGAAAGCACTGGGCCTAGAAAGCTGGTGGAAGAAGTATGA
- a CDS encoding peroxisomal membrane protein PEX14 (predicted protein) — MAETKPKTPSIPQWQQPSATNSASASPPSSDDTSRSDLLQQATKFLEDESLRDAPLDRKVSFLESKGLRQDEIDGLLGVSRNSEATSSTAATEGDNKTTESSTPDDTPSGSTSSSPSTSTSQSSSSPATTINNRQSSSARDVPPIITYPEFLVNQPKPPPLVSFRSLLYTVYGAAGLGAGIYGASEYLVKPMLANLTSARHELAETAKDNLKKLNEKLEQNVSTIPPQLTARRAQSTGFSSDDETESVTSDPGELFHRDVAVQTTEDFNLEKSSSLAANTADTESFDPSAAVNTHVKRLEVIRSSLQEFSEIDKQSSTCDDTVRSSLNELHHYLDGLLYSKAGYGPGTGYGVYSTPGFDSSGNAAGLGKGEEDAISNFKSEIRGVKGALLSARNFPASRGPRISSGISR, encoded by the coding sequence ATGGCTGAAACCAAGCCAAAAACCCCATCAATCCCTCAATGGCAACAGCCATCCGCCACCAACTCCGCCTCCGCATCTCCGCCGAGCTCCGATGATACTTCACGATCGGATCTTCTACAGCAAGCGACTAAGTTTTTAGAAGATGAGTCCTTGCGCGATGCACCGCTAGATCGCAAGGTATCATTCTTGGAATCGAAGGGTCTCCGACAAGATGAGATTGACGGTCTGCTGGGTGTGTCGCGAAACTCCGAGGCAACCAGTAGCACGGCTGCAACCGAGGGCGATAACAAGACCACAGAGTCTAGCACCCCAGATGACACACCAAGCGGCTCTACCTCTTCATCGCCTTCTACTTCGACATCCCaatcatcctcttctcctgctACCACCATAAACAATCGGCAATCATCGTCCGCTCGGGACGTCCCACCGATCATTACCTACCCGGAATTTCTCGTCaaccaacccaaaccccCTCCGCTGGTGTCCTTTCGCAGCCTCCTCTACACTGTTTATGGCGCTGCAGGTCTAGGAGCTGGTATCTACGGCGCAAGCGAGTATCTTGTGAAGCCCATGCTCGCCAACCTGACAAGTGCACGACACGAACTGGCCGAAACAGCTAAGGATAACCTCAAGAAATTGAACGAAAAGTTAGAGCAGAATGTATCAACCATCCCTCCTCAGCTCACGGCTCGCCGCGCTCAATCCACTGGCTTCAGCTCTGATGATGAGACCGAGTCTGTTACATCCGACCCAGGGGAGCTATTCCACCGCGATGTCGCTGTCCAGACCACGGAAGATTTCAACCTGGAGAAATCATCCTCGTTAGCCGCGAATACCGCAGACACAGAATCGTTTGACCCCAGTGCAGCTGTGAATACACATGTAAAGCGACTTGAGGTCATCAGGTCGAGTCTCCAAGAATTCTCCGAGATTGACAAGCAGTCGAGTACGTGCGATGATACCGTTCGCAGTAGCCTTAACGAGTTACATCATTACCTAGATGGACTACTATACAGTAAAGCTGGCTATGGTCCGGGGACCGGCTACGGGGTCTACAGTACGCCAGGCTTTGACAGTAGCGGAAACGCGGCTGGCTTGGGTAAAGGCGAGGAAGACGCCATATCCAACTTCAAGTCTGAGATTAGAGGTGTCAAGGGTGCTTTATTGAGTGCCCGGAACTTCCCTGCTAGCCGAGGACCGAGAATCAGCAGTGGTATCAGCAGATGA